From a single Sparus aurata chromosome 13, fSpaAur1.1, whole genome shotgun sequence genomic region:
- the LOC115593611 gene encoding histone H4 codes for MSGRGKGGKGLGKGGAKRHRKVLRDNIQGITKPAIRRLARRGGVKRISGLIYEETRGVLKVFLENVIRDAVTYTEHAKRKTVTAMDVVYALKRQGRTLYGFGG; via the coding sequence ATGAGCGGAAGAGGAAAGGGAGGCAAAGGACTCGGTAAAGGAGGCGCCAAGCGTCACCGCAAAGTTCTCCGTGATAACATCCAGGGAATCACCAAACCAGCTATCCGCCGTCTGGCTCGCCGCGGTGGAGTGAAGCGTATCTCTGGTCTGATCTACGAGGAGACCCGCGGTGTGCTCAAGGTGTTCCTGGAGAACGTCATCCGTGACGCCGTCACCTACACCGAGCACGCCAAGAGAAAGACCGTGACCGCCATGGACGTGGTGTACGCTCTGAAGAGGCAGGGTCGCACCCTGTACGGCTTCGGAGGTTAA
- the LOC115593604 gene encoding histone H2B 1/2-like, translated as MPDPPKAAKKGSKKAVSKATKGGKKRRRPRKESYAIYVYKVLKQVHPDTGISSKAMGIMNSFVSDIFERIAGEASRLAHYNKRSTITSREIQTAVRLLLPGELAKHAVSEGTKAVTKYTSSK; from the coding sequence ATGCCTGATCCACCCAAAGCAGCGAAGAAAGGCTCCAAGAAAGCCGTTTCTAAGGCCACCAAGGGCggcaagaagaggaggagacctAGGAAGGAGAGCTATGCCATCTACGTGTACAAGGTCCTGAAGCAGGTCCACCCCGACACCGGGATCTCCTCCAAGGCCATGGGCATCATGAACTCGTTCGTGAGCGACATCTTTGAGCGCATCGCCGGTGAAGCCTCCCGTCTGGCTCACTACAACAAGcgctccaccatcacctccagggAGATCCAGACCGCCGTCCGCCTGCTGCTGCCCGGGGAGCTGGCCAAGCACGCCGTGTCTGAGGGCACCAAGGCTGTGACCAAGTACACCAGCTCCAAGTAA
- the LOC115593587 gene encoding uncharacterized protein LOC115593587, protein MDGMNDYIWQRRIQHGVRYQKGVVPFPESVEIGLEFNAALERKEKLDESLLSAGVMVDICDFAKTVTKSEKYFLFEMLEFNFDLGVDKDNDKQCYAYASRIHNKIKILKDQIKCKPRRFTETFLLPNQNTIMRFTQPKSGQGYCPKWNKVVDASVLTDGSKNGQSSENQMAESNGAVSSLCVIKRRGGTKLIGDAYPFCKELGVTLIFQSDDPLRQKLDRSLVTNGVMMELLDFSKVLCGTHTAIVCDLVKQNFGLEMDKMQFRMCVSKLMERRYVCINTMSRDAFRKEPFKVPTKKLEQNCRKRKKPDTDSEEVRRLTEASEGWGTLTNGDDDGDLSYMCPVDFETEMQSGTEAKPDKMMIGSCFTGTAAEPASAVALVKAAQKRQKLPLLPPRPNSHHASLFKPCPKTISTLRVSDLMSEDKNEEKRVKDLKQKLWMRRATRSKQILKSCRVNDLFSNCRKIALDFNVGSGNKQKVDLNLLTNHVLWEVYRFANSLKKSAQSFLLEILGLNFNFVPTDEMQQRNLISYMMSKEKILQSNPDRWKMEFLSRPFRFPEVYNIVDATSECHAGMTQELDVEPPASATNQQMDVEPHQFCNQLGLDLWSTEQRLANQKLDLNVLTSGAVFEIFSFVRELCGEVHEIVNDILEHNFEVDLRSGGMAAAKVIQRWCTTHRFLIKNRYKSPNAQRWLNTVVPLNGDGKIGPKPLTRNHREDLDTEDVKPSRQALDAKMQQVKKVNSYCICKKIGLDLQINRKSEPKKKLDLQLLTRGALLEIHQYVEQNSKRYVPSLYEILEYNFDLSPLKHGKVEFAWSIASKAIVIADKISRKGDYLNKVFELPFEVSQCSQIKEEPEDEFSEPDLHDNSGVMFVRELKAVDIEVEIE, encoded by the coding sequence ATGGATGGTATGAATGACTACATCTGGCAGCGCCGCATCCAACATGGCGTCAGGTATCAGAAAGGTGTGGTCCCATTTCCGGAGTCGGTTGAAATTGGACTGGAGTTCAACGCGGCActggaaaggaaggaaaagttAGATGAGAGTCTGCTGTCAGCTGGCGTGATGGTGGATATTTGTGACTTTGCCAAAACAGTGACTAAGTCCGAGAAGTACTTCCTATTCGAAATGCTAGAGTTCAACTTCGACCTCGGCGTGGACAAGGACAATGACAAGCAGTGCTATGCATATGCATCAAGaattcacaataaaataaaaattttgAAGGATCAAATCAAGTGTAAACCTCGTAgatttacagaaacatttttgcTGCCTAACCAAAACACTATTATGAGGTTCACTCAGCCAAAGAGTGGGCAAGGCTACTGCCCTAAATGGAACAAAGTTGTAGATGCGTCGGTCCTCACTGACGGCAGCAAGAACGGCCAATCTTCAGAAAATCAGATGGCGGAGAGTAACGGAGCTGTGAGCAGTTTGTGCGTCATAAAGAGACGAGGAGGAACAAAGCTAATCGGAGATGCTTACCCTTTCTGTAAAGAACTTGGTGTCACTCTGATTTTCCAGTCAGATGATCCACTGAGACAGAAACTAGACCGAAGTCTTGTGACCAACGGTGTGATGATGGAGCTTTTAGACTTTTCCAAAGTGCTTTGTGGAACTCACACTGCGATAGTTTGTGACTTGGTCAAGCAAAACTTCGGTCTTGAGATGGATAAAATGCAGttccgtatgtgtgtgtctaagcTGATGGAGCGACGATACGTCTGCATAAATACCATGTCCAGGGACGCTTTCAGAAAGGAGCCTTTTAAAGTCCCAACGAAGAAACTGGAGCAGAATTgtagaaagaggaaaaaacctGACACAGACTCTGAAGAAGTAAGAAGACTCACAGAAGCCAGCGAGGGATGGGGAACTCTGACAAACGGGGACGACGATGGTGACCTTTCATACATGTGTCCCGTTGATTTTGAGACAGAAATGCAGTCAGGAACGGAAGCAAAACCAGATAAAATGATGATTGGAAGTTGTTTCACGGGAACAGCTGCAGAACCAGCGTCTGCAGTGGCTTTGGTAAAGGCTGCACAGAAGAGACAAaagcttcctcttcttcctcctcgtccaAACAGCCACCACGCTAGTTTATTTAAACCTTGTCCAAAGACCATATCAACCCTGAGAGTCTCAGATCTGATGTCTGAAGATAAAAACGAGGAGAAACGTGTAAAAGATCTGAAACAGAAGCTGTGGATGAGGCGTGCAACTCGCTCGAAACAAATCCTTAAGTCGTGCAGAGTGAACGATTTGTTTTCCAACTGCAGGAAGATCGCTTTGGACTTCAACGTTGGttcaggaaacaaacaaaaagtggATCTGAACCTGCTCACCAACCACGTGTTGTGGGAGGTTTATAGGTTTGCCAACTCATTGAAAAAAAGTGCACAGAGTTTCTTATTAGAAATTCTGGGCTTGAACTTCAACTTTGTCCCCACAGATGAGATGCAGCAGCGTAATTTAATATCTTACATGATGTCAAAGGAGAAGATTCTTCAGAGCAACCCTGATAGATGGAAAATGGAGTTTCTCAGCAGACCCTTTCGGTTCCCTGAAGTTTACAACATAGTTGACGCGACAAGCGAGTGTCACGCGGGGATGACGCAGGAGCTGGATGTGGAACCACCGGCTTCGGCTACAAACCAGCAGATGGATGTGGAGCCACACCAGTTTTGTAACCAGTTAGGTCTCGACCTTTGGTCGACAGAACAACGTTTGGCGAATCAGAAGCTTGATCTGAATGTCCTGACCTCGGGCGCCGTGtttgaaatattcagctttGTCAGAGAGCTTTGTGGAGAAGTCCATGAGATAGTTAATGACATCCTTGAGCACAACTTTGAAGTTGATCTTCGAAGTGGTGGAATGGCAGCTGCAAAGGTGATCCAGAGATGGTGCACAACACATCGATTCTTGATAAAAAATCGCTACAAATCACCAAACGCACAAAGGTGGTTAAACACTGTTGTCCCTCTGAATGGTGATGGGAAGATTGGTCCAAAACCACTGACTCGCAACCACCGGGAGGATCTGGATACAGAAGACGTGAAGCCGAGTAGACAGGCTTTGGATGCAAAGATGCAACAGGTGAAAAAAGTCAACAGCTATTGCATCTGCAAAAAGATTGGACTGGACCTCCAGATCAATAGAAAGTCAGAACCCAAAAAGAAACTCGATTTGCAATTGCTGACGAGAGGAGCCCTCCTGGAGATCCACCAGTACGTAGAACAGAACTCCAAGAGATACGTACCCTCTCTGTACGAGATTCTTGAGTACAACTTCGATCTGAGTCCCCTGAAACATGGGAAGGTGGAGTTTGCCTGGTCCATCGCATCTAAGGCGATCGTTATAGCAGACAAAATCAGCAGAAAGGGAGATTATCTGAACAAAGTATTTGAGTTGCCCTTCGAGGTCTCACAGTGCTCGCAGATCAAAGAGGAACCAGAGGACGAATTCAGCGAGCCGGACCTTCACGATAACTCTGGTGTCATGTTTGTTCGGGAACTGAAGGCTGTTGACATTGAAGTTGAGATTGAGTAA